The nucleotide sequence CCTTAAAACTACTTTTTGTGGGCCTATGTTGTCTCTTCAAGCTTTATAAATCTCACCCTCTTTACCCTCTggccttaacaaaaaagggtataactgaattaaataaagcatatttacCAAGTCTCGTCGTTTTTGAACTCTAGCTCTCCATACGCGTCCTCAAAGTCCTCTCCGCCGCCCTTAGCGAGTCCCTCGACTGTGCGGAACGGAATGATGACCGTCCCTCTCGCCCCTGACGTCCGCAGCACTTTCACTTCCATGATGCCCACGCTCTCACTCACGTGCAAGGACTCGCTTTCGAAAGTGAAGATGCCTGCGTGGTCATCGTCGAGGATGGTAATTGTGGCAACAGCAGGGAATCCTATCAAGGCCTTGGGGTACGGCAGGCTACTCGGCGACAGCACCTCATCCTCCGTCTCCAGAACACGCACGTTACTGAGCCGTACGAAGAAATGCTCGTCCTCTTCAAAGATGTCGTCATCGATGATGCCAACAGTGATCTCCTTGATAACCTCACCAGGTTTGAACACCACCGTGCCCTCAGTAAACTCATAGTCCGCGCCGGCGTTCGCCGAGCCGTCTTCCGTTTTATAATCCACATAGATTGTCTTAGTGATGTCGCCACCTTTACGCACTATCGTGAGCAGGACGGCTCCACAGTTTTCCAGACATTGGTAAATGGCAGGTTCGAACATAATGCGGGATACGAACTCCTCCGGTTCTTCTACGTGAACTTCTTGAACGCTAGCGCTGCGTTTGGCCTGCTCAGCCACATGCTTCTTGAGGATGTTTCCAGCTCCGGTCATCATCCTCGTGGCCTGGATACGATAAAACGCTCTGCTTTTCTGTTGGTGTGACAGTGCATAGTAGTTGGCCATCTCCACCAGCTGGTCCAGCTCCTTCTCAGGATGTTTTTGCTTCAGGTCCTTCAGGATACGGATCATATCTCTTCGAGACTCGTCCACCTCCTTGCCTTCAATTAGCCCCATCAAATTACTAGCAGCTCCGCCATCAACAAAATGAGAATTCATCATCTTTCCGTCCATTTCGATGCCTTTCGAACGGTCACCCTCCGTCTCAATAATGACACCTCGGTGCTTGTCCGTGCGATATTTCTTGTGCATAAACTTGTAGAAGAGCAAGCGACGGTCAGCCACCCAAGCTAGAACGACACAGATGGGGAAGAACGCCAAGGTGAGAAGCCCTTCCCATACTTGGACTACGTTGGGCGAGAACACAGCCAGGATCATGTAGAGCCAGACGTAGGCAAACATGCTCCACGCTGCTGTCACAAAAAACACACGCAGGTGTTTTACCTTCCGGACCTCCCCTTCTGGGATAACCGACACGCATAGACCGATGATCACAAACATGTTGAAAGCAGCGCTGCCTACGATAGTAGACGGGCCAAGTTCGCCAGCGTAGAACTCGTGCCCGCAAACCTCGATGACGGAGAGAAGGATCTCAGGGGCAGAGGAGCCCAACGCCATGAGCGTAAGGTTGGACACGGTCTCATTCCACACTCGGATTGTCGTCGTTGTCGTCTCACCATTCGGACGCTTGATGATGACTTCCTTTTCTTGGGAGGTGATGACTTCAATGGCGGCCATGAAGCGATCTGCGATAATCGACACCCCTAGGAACATGTAGATCATTGCCACGAAGTACACAATGACCCTAGCGATCTTGTCACCCAATGAAGGGTCCTCGGGGTACCAAATTGGTAAGATGATGCCGGGCTGGCATCGACCTGTCGCGCCAACACATGTGGTGTTATTCGAAAGGGACGGGCTTGGCGTGATTCCCGCCTCTGCGCAGAGGAAGGCCGTTGCCACGCAGACCACGCCCAACCAGAGGTAGGCAGAAGTCTTTGTCCTTGAGCGATCCATGCACCCTCTTTCACCTCAAGGGTCTGTGATCTCTAGCTGTCCTTCGGGAATCCAGCACTAGGCTGTCTTTGGTTCCACACGCCACCTGTGGGAGAAGAAAAGCAGTGGGTGAATCAGAGAACAACAAACGTGACTAAACACCTTCCTAATGGCCCAGGAAAGACACCTGACATCAGCGATCAGGAGTATAAGCagcgcaaaagtaacgtaagcAAAGCCATCTGAGAATTCAGCAAATACAGCCATTATACTTTGTTAGATTTGCGAGCAGTGCGTGTGTGTGATATAATATGGTGAAATACTAAAAGTCCACACAGCAGAAAGCTAAAAGGCCTCACTCAGCAGGTGTGAATGTTGCCAGAATAAGCAATGTCCAAAATGACGCACTGGAAAACATCAACAACAGACCAAGGGCAGCGCGTTGCTCCAACATGCTGCCTACTGAGGTAGCATTTTAAGGCTCCTGTTTCAAAAGGAAATTTAATCCTAAAACACTTTTTGGGGTTAGTTGGTTTGCCCTCagtaataaaatgacccaagaTGGTGgataaagttaaataaacattgaaaagaattataaaaaatggtTCAGggtaaagcaatttttttttatttatttatagagtGTGCTGCTGTTTGCTTAGCTAAATGCAAAAACCGGgtgataaaatacacatttttttgtcggggttcccctggtaaattcgcatttcaggggctaaatatgacattattggggttGATTCAAAccgcaacagtgttaaagtagcccaattccacaggaaaaccgtggacttggcaacactgctcacAAACCAAATAAAGAGACCCCAAAATGGATAttttgtacactaccagtcaaaagcttttgaacagtaagatttttaatgttttttacagaggtctcttttgctcaccaagccttcatttatttgatccaaagcaaaaaaaaaaacagtaaaattctgaaatatttttactatttaaaataactgttttctatttgaatatatattttaaaatgtaatttattcctgtgatcaaatctaaatttttttagcatcaatacttcagtcttcagtgtcacatgatccttcagaaatcatctaatatgctgatttgctgttcaagaaacaattttttatcattattatcataaatatttaaaacattttagcattttaacattcagcatttatctgaaataaaaagc is from Labeo rohita strain BAU-BD-2019 chromosome 13, IGBB_LRoh.1.0, whole genome shotgun sequence and encodes:
- the slc8a3 gene encoding sodium/calcium exchanger 3 isoform X2 gives rise to the protein MDRSRTKTSAYLWLGVVCVATAFLCAEAGITPSPSLSNNTTCVGATGRCQPGIILPIWYPEDPSLGDKIARVIVYFVAMIYMFLGVSIIADRFMAAIEVITSQEKEVIIKRPNGETTTTTIRVWNETVSNLTLMALGSSAPEILLSVIEVCGHEFYAGELGPSTIVGSAAFNMFVIIGLCVSVIPEGEVRKVKHLRVFFVTAAWSMFAYVWLYMILAVFSPNVVQVWEGLLTLAFFPICVVLAWVADRRLLFYKFMHKKYRTDKHRGVIIETEGDRSKGIEMDGKMMNSHFVDGGAASNLMGLIEGKEVDESRRDMIRILKDLKQKHPEKELDQLVEMANYYALSHQQKSRAFYRIQATRMMTGAGNILKKHVAEQAKRSASVQEVHVEEPEEFVSRIMFEPAIYQCLENCGAVLLTIVRKGGDITKTIYVDYKTEDGSANAGADYEFTEGTVVFKPGEVIKEITVGIIDDDIFEEDEHFFVRLSNVRVLETEDEVLSPSSLPYPKALIGFPAVATITILDDDHAGIFTFESESLHVSESVGIMEVKVLRTSGARGTVIIPFRTVEGLAKGGGEDFEDAYGELEFKNDETCKTIQVKIIDDEEYEKNKNFYLELAEPRMVDMSLQKALLLADDIPDRKLSSEEEEARRIAEMGKPVLGEHAKIEIIIEESYEFKSTVDKLIKKTNLALVVGTNSWREQFMEAITVSADEDEDEGGEERLPSCFDYVMHFLTVFWKVLFACVPPTEYWNGWACFIVSIVIIGLLTAVIGDLASHFGCTIGLKDSVTAVVFVALGTSIPDTFASKVAAVQDSYADASIGNVTGSNAVNVFLGIGVAWSVAAIYWHMQGRAFEVPAGSLAFSVTLFTIFAFLAVGVLLYRRRPHIGGELGGPRTQRIFTTLFFFGLWFLYILFSSLEAYCHIQGF
- the slc8a3 gene encoding sodium/calcium exchanger 3 isoform X3, translated to MDRSRTKTSAYLWLGVVCVATAFLCAEAGITPSPSLSNNTTCVGATGRCQPGIILPIWYPEDPSLGDKIARVIVYFVAMIYMFLGVSIIADRFMAAIEVITSQEKEVIIKRPNGETTTTTIRVWNETVSNLTLMALGSSAPEILLSVIEVCGHEFYAGELGPSTIVGSAAFNMFVIIGLCVSVIPEGEVRKVKHLRVFFVTAAWSMFAYVWLYMILAVFSPNVVQVWEGLLTLAFFPICVVLAWVADRRLLFYKFMHKKYRTDKHRGVIIETEGDRSKGIEMDGKMMNSHFVDGGAASNLMGLIEGKEVDESRRDMIRILKDLKQKHPEKELDQLVEMANYYALSHQQKSRAFYRIQATRMMTGAGNILKKHVAEQAKRSASVQEVHVEEPEEFVSRIMFEPAIYQCLENCGAVLLTIVRKGGDITKTIYVDYKTEDGSANAGADYEFTEGTVVFKPGEVIKEITVGIIDDDIFEEDEHFFVRLSNVRVLETEDEVLSPSSLPYPKALIGFPAVATITILDDDHAGIFTFESESLHVSESVGIMEVKVLRTSGARGTVIIPFRTVEGLAKGGGEDFEDAYGELEFKNDETCKTIQVKIIDDEEYEKNKNFYLELAEPRMVDMSLQKDIPDRKLSSEEEEARRIAEMGKPVLGEHAKIEIIIEESYEFKSTVDKLIKKTNLALVVGTNSWREQFMEAITVSAGDEDEDEGGEERLPSCFDYVMHFLTVFWKVLFACVPPTEYWNGWACFIVSIVIIGLLTAVIGDLASHFGCTIGLKDSVTAVVFVALGTSIPDTFASKVAAVQDSYADASIGNVTGSNAVNVFLGIGVAWSVAAIYWHMQGRAFEVPAGSLAFSVTLFTIFAFLAVGVLLYRRRPHIGGELGGPRTQRIFTTLFFFGLWFLYILFSSLEAYCHIQGF
- the slc8a3 gene encoding sodium/calcium exchanger 3 isoform X1, translated to MDRSRTKTSAYLWLGVVCVATAFLCAEAGITPSPSLSNNTTCVGATGRCQPGIILPIWYPEDPSLGDKIARVIVYFVAMIYMFLGVSIIADRFMAAIEVITSQEKEVIIKRPNGETTTTTIRVWNETVSNLTLMALGSSAPEILLSVIEVCGHEFYAGELGPSTIVGSAAFNMFVIIGLCVSVIPEGEVRKVKHLRVFFVTAAWSMFAYVWLYMILAVFSPNVVQVWEGLLTLAFFPICVVLAWVADRRLLFYKFMHKKYRTDKHRGVIIETEGDRSKGIEMDGKMMNSHFVDGGAASNLMGLIEGKEVDESRRDMIRILKDLKQKHPEKELDQLVEMANYYALSHQQKSRAFYRIQATRMMTGAGNILKKHVAEQAKRSASVQEVHVEEPEEFVSRIMFEPAIYQCLENCGAVLLTIVRKGGDITKTIYVDYKTEDGSANAGADYEFTEGTVVFKPGEVIKEITVGIIDDDIFEEDEHFFVRLSNVRVLETEDEVLSPSSLPYPKALIGFPAVATITILDDDHAGIFTFESESLHVSESVGIMEVKVLRTSGARGTVIIPFRTVEGLAKGGGEDFEDAYGELEFKNDETCKTIQVKIIDDEEYEKNKNFYLELAEPRMVDMSLQKALLLADDIPDRKLSSEEEEARRIAEMGKPVLGEHAKIEIIIEESYEFKSTVDKLIKKTNLALVVGTNSWREQFMEAITVSAGDEDEDEGGEERLPSCFDYVMHFLTVFWKVLFACVPPTEYWNGWACFIVSIVIIGLLTAVIGDLASHFGCTIGLKDSVTAVVFVALGTSIPDTFASKVAAVQDSYADASIGNVTGSNAVNVFLGIGVAWSVAAIYWHMQGRAFEVPAGSLAFSVTLFTIFAFLAVGVLLYRRRPHIGGELGGPRTQRIFTTLFFFGLWFLYILFSSLEAYCHIQGF